Proteins encoded together in one Megalops cyprinoides isolate fMegCyp1 chromosome 20, fMegCyp1.pri, whole genome shotgun sequence window:
- the LOC118795283 gene encoding T-cell acute lymphocytic leukemia protein 1 homolog, which produces MMEKLKPELNRSSPGEEERGSLRQDPPFAAPVTRADVSEQQEGTKSADSADAQRRTETVADDHCNGNVVPNGVAKETAYDAIELKKEVPVIELSRRGGTADIKAREQKGDSHKVQTTELCRPPHPLPLPHRDALNEPRMVQLSPPAFPLPARAMLYSNMAQPLVAINSGFGSDSDQYGMYPSNRVKRRPAPYEVEINEAGQPKIVRRIFTNSRERWRQQNVNGAFAELRKLIPTHPPDKKLSKNEILRLAMKYINFLAKLLNDQDDVVGRDPGSRARDGCEAGLVREELLQEMLSPNSSCGSLLDGDGSPESYTEDQDSSMESRPATSGLHHPGPPLEGVNRR; this is translated from the exons atgatggaaaaactGAAACCGGAGCTGAACCGGAGCAGTCCCGGTGAGGAAGAGCGCGGTTCGCTCCGGCAGGACCCCCCTTTCGCGGCACCTGTCACCCGTGCTGACGTGAGCGAGCAGCAGGAGGGCACGAAGTCGGCGGACTCTGCGGACGCGCAGAGGAGAACGGAGACCGTCGCGGACGACCATTGCAACGGGAATGTCGTCCCTAATGGCGTTGCCAAGGAAACGGCTTACGACGCCATCGAGCTGAAAAAGGAAGTGCCGGTGATCGAGctgagcaggagaggagggactGCCGATATAAAAGCCCGGGAGCAGAAGGGAGACAGTCACAAGGTGCAGACTACCGAGCTGTGCAGACCCCCGCACCCTCTGCCGCTGCCTCACCGGGACGCCTTGAACGAACCTCGAATGGTGCAGCTGAGTCCGCCCGCTTTCCCTCTCCCAGCCCGAGCGATGCTGTACAGTAACATGGCTCAACCGCTGGTCGCTATTAACAG TGGCTTCGGTAGCGACTCGGACCAGTACGGCATGTATCCTTCTAACAGGGTGAAGCGCCGGCCGGCGCCTTATGAGGTTGAAATCAACGAGG CTGGCCAGCCGAAAATCGTCCGCAGGATCTTCACGAACAGCCGCGAGCGCTGGCGGCAGCAGAACGTGAACGGGGCCTTTGCCGAGCTGCGGAAGCTGATCCCCACCCACCCGCCCGACAAGAAGCTCAGCAAGAACGAGATCCTACGCCTGGCCATGAAGTACATCAACTTCCTGGCCAAGCTGCTGAACGACCAGGACGACGTGGTGGGCCGGGACCCGGGTTCGAGGGCGCGGGACGGGTGCGAGGCCGGCCTGGTcagggaggagctgctgcaggagatgCTGTCACCCAACTCCAGCTGCGGGAGCCTGCTGGACGGGGATGGCAGCCCAGAGAGCTACACGGAGGACCAGGACTCTTCCATGGAGTCGCGGCCGGCCACCAGTGGCCTGCACCACCCCGGCCCGCCACTAGAGGGAGTCAACCGCCGATGA